A stretch of Saccharothrix texasensis DNA encodes these proteins:
- a CDS encoding three-helix bundle dimerization domain-containing protein, with product MTAERLEGHLVRDPRTLRTDVEAQLDQAAEEVSRRLGGKIDHQVVRAAVSDAYQRLAAKAKFPNFLPILAARSAQRSLRGT from the coding sequence ATGACGGCTGAACGGCTTGAAGGTCATCTGGTCCGGGATCCGCGCACGCTGCGCACCGACGTCGAAGCGCAGCTGGACCAGGCGGCGGAGGAGGTCAGCAGGCGGCTCGGCGGCAAGATCGACCACCAGGTCGTGCGCGCGGCCGTGTCCGACGCCTACCAGCGGCTCGCCGCCAAGGCGAAGTTCCCCAACTTCCTGCCGATCCTGGCCGCGCGGTCCGCTCAGCGGAGCCTGCGCGGGACCTGA
- a CDS encoding ATP-binding protein produces MTSSENTLAARVSVDLTTPVAPLAQIRQWLATVLAELAEDVLQDLMLICTELVSNAYDHARAPRQLRVRRSRDSDSLLIEVDDGSPELLPVAGASRLGAFRGRGLVMVDHLSQRRWGTHLAAEGKTVWAELPLS; encoded by the coding sequence ATGACCTCGTCGGAGAACACGCTCGCCGCCAGGGTGAGCGTGGACCTGACCACACCGGTCGCGCCGCTGGCCCAGATCCGGCAGTGGCTCGCGACCGTGCTCGCCGAACTCGCCGAGGACGTGCTGCAGGACTTGATGCTGATCTGCACGGAACTGGTGTCCAACGCCTACGACCACGCGCGGGCGCCTCGCCAGCTGCGCGTGCGGCGGTCGCGGGACAGCGATTCCCTGCTGATCGAAGTGGACGACGGCAGCCCTGAGCTCCTGCCGGTGGCCGGCGCGTCCCGCCTCGGCGCGTTCCGGGGCCGGGGCCTGGTCATGGTCGACCACCTGTCGCAACGCCGCTGGGGCACGCACCTCGCCGCCGAGGGCAAGACGGTGTGGGCGGAGCTGCCGCTGTCGTGA